A window of the Lactuca sativa cultivar Salinas chromosome 7, Lsat_Salinas_v11, whole genome shotgun sequence genome harbors these coding sequences:
- the LOC111888534 gene encoding LOW QUALITY PROTEIN: cell wall / vacuolar inhibitor of fructosidase 1 (The sequence of the model RefSeq protein was modified relative to this genomic sequence to represent the inferred CDS: substituted 1 base at 1 genomic stop codon): MADEEEKEDILREQNKSLNRQSFFFLQFIKMNLSRVTILFLAILFQETLFLAMGDREFIENTCKGTPSYNLCLSILLANPKSQDANLTGLALIVVDAVKNEGVKTLQQIHALKKSLPELTATLMQCGDVYNTIMHVNVPLTINALNLGNPKFGEDGMADTTIESXTCERSFKEHGQTSPLTNMNKDMEDVANVARAIIRMLL, encoded by the exons ATGGctgatgaagaagaaaaagaagacattttgagaGAGC aaaacaaatcattAAACCGTCAATCGTTTTTTTTCCTTCAATTCATCAAGATGAACTTGTCTCGTGTCACCATTCTCTTTCTCGCTATTCTTTTTCAAGAAACCCTATTTTTAGCCATGGGAGACAGAGAATTCATAGAGAACACATGCAAGGGCACACCTTCATACAACTTATGCCTTTCGATTTTATTGGCAAACCCCAAGAGCCAAGATGCAAATTTAACAGGCTTAGCACTCATCGTAGTTGATGCAGTAAAAAACGAAGGTGTGAAAACCCTACAACAAATCCATGCTCTCAAAAAGTCTCTGCCCGAGTTGACAGCAACACTGATGCAGTGTGGAGATGTGTATAACACTATAATGCATGTGAATGTTCCTTTAACCATTAACGCATTGAATcttggaaaccctaaattcggcgAAGATGGAATGGCTGATACCACTATCGAGTCGTAGACATGTGAGAGGAGTTTTAAGGAGCATGGTCAAACATCACCGTTGACAAATATGAATAAAGATATGGAAGATGTGGCTAATGTAGCTAGGGCCATTATTAGAATGCTTTTAtaa